The Geitlerinema sp. PCC 9228 genome has a segment encoding these proteins:
- a CDS encoding DUF3352 domain-containing protein: MVSERMVTGEPTGKKWPTSQVAKWVAATFLVGGGVVALVWAVRHYSPPQTQMGDGLIPGSALLSVSMSTEPETWQQARQLGTTNTQDQLQKTFQQWRDRLTAATGYNYEQDIQPWVGKRVTLAFLPSEQPALEKTHPSQLAIFPIANRNAFTEMWRSPDKLEKNQWSQRSYQGVTIWEIGSSETTYAAAVLQQRFVVIANQPQTLEKAIDAYQQNTSIADAEGYQQAWKQLPQAANTDNAKLSLARLYVNVPEVAAWLAKISVNSETLPKITQIPQNQGIVGSVALESEGVRLQTLSWRSADSGSNTSTNKKAYLVSNESPSMLSRLSADAVLAVSGNNLQRFWQNYSQRAKLNPLNPLNVEWLRQALQSTVDLNLETDLLPWMDGAFVVSVLPAPQETKSPLPGGVAFLVQTSDRARAETTLSKLDKVITDKYEYNIEDKKINGRSVVNWTSPMGSVTVTYGWLPQDILFFTVGAPIADRVVSSSDPTLPEREVFQKTFPQLERPYNGNFYINIDQTLNSDRPLLPKFPPEQQVWIESLRAIGVTVAVQNEFSTYYDVFLLVHRNHSASNASNDSTETSDREN; this comes from the coding sequence ATGGCCAACTTCACAAGTAGCCAAATGGGTGGCGGCAACGTTCTTAGTGGGTGGTGGTGTCGTTGCTTTGGTTTGGGCAGTACGCCACTATTCACCACCGCAGACGCAAATGGGCGATGGCTTGATTCCCGGATCGGCATTGCTGTCAGTGTCGATGAGTACGGAACCGGAAACCTGGCAGCAAGCGCGGCAGTTGGGAACGACGAACACCCAAGATCAACTACAAAAGACATTTCAACAGTGGCGCGATCGCTTGACGGCAGCTACGGGATACAATTACGAGCAAGATATCCAACCCTGGGTCGGCAAAAGGGTGACTCTGGCGTTTTTGCCTTCCGAGCAACCAGCTTTAGAAAAAACCCATCCTTCGCAGCTGGCTATTTTCCCCATTGCCAACCGCAACGCTTTTACCGAAATGTGGCGATCGCCGGATAAGCTAGAGAAAAACCAGTGGTCCCAGCGATCGTACCAAGGCGTAACCATATGGGAAATCGGCAGTTCCGAAACCACCTACGCCGCCGCGGTTTTACAACAGCGTTTTGTCGTCATTGCCAACCAACCGCAAACCTTAGAAAAAGCGATCGACGCCTACCAACAAAATACCAGCATTGCTGATGCTGAGGGATACCAGCAAGCTTGGAAGCAGCTTCCCCAAGCCGCTAACACCGATAATGCCAAACTTTCCCTAGCTAGACTGTATGTCAACGTACCGGAAGTAGCTGCCTGGCTTGCCAAAATCAGCGTCAACTCGGAAACGCTCCCCAAAATTACGCAAATCCCTCAAAATCAAGGCATTGTCGGTTCTGTAGCGTTGGAATCAGAAGGAGTACGCTTGCAAACGCTTTCTTGGCGTTCGGCAGATAGTGGTTCCAATACCTCTACTAATAAAAAAGCCTATTTGGTCAGCAATGAATCCCCCAGTATGCTGAGTCGCCTCAGTGCTGATGCGGTTTTGGCGGTTTCTGGAAATAATTTGCAACGGTTTTGGCAGAACTACAGCCAGCGCGCTAAACTCAATCCCCTCAATCCTCTGAATGTAGAATGGCTGCGCCAGGCACTTCAATCTACCGTAGATTTAAACTTAGAAACCGATTTGCTGCCTTGGATGGATGGGGCGTTTGTCGTTTCGGTATTGCCAGCCCCACAAGAAACCAAATCTCCGTTGCCAGGGGGGGTAGCTTTTCTCGTACAAACCAGCGATCGCGCGCGGGCAGAAACGACGTTATCAAAATTAGATAAGGTAATTACTGATAAATATGAATACAATATTGAAGATAAAAAAATCAATGGTCGTTCGGTGGTGAATTGGACTTCACCCATGGGCAGTGTCACCGTTACCTATGGCTGGCTGCCGCAAGATATTTTGTTTTTTACAGTAGGTGCTCCTATTGCCGATCGCGTTGTTTCCTCATCCGATCCTACTCTACCCGAACGGGAAGTTTTTCAAAAGACCTTTCCTCAACTAGAAAGACCCTACAACGGCAATTTCTATATCAATATAGACCAAACTTTAAATAGCGATCGCCCTTTGCTTCCCAAATTCCCCCCAGAACAACAAGTCTGGATCGAATCCCTTCGCGCCATTGGTGTCACCGTCGCCGTTCAAAACGAATTCAGTACCTATTACGATGTATTTTTGCTCGTGCATCGGAATCATTCAGCTTCCAACGCTTCCAACGATTCTACTGAAACAAGCGATCGTGAAAATTAA